GGTGAAAGGAAGAATGGGGGGGCAGGAAAAAATGGggtgaaggggaaggggggcgattgggggggggggctcagttGAGTCGGAGTCAGGAGTCCCccgaggaaggaggaggaggaggagctgccCTCCGAGTTGTTGTCGTCCTCGTCTtcatcatcctcatcctcatcgtCCTCGTCGTTCTGGGGGCGAAAATAAAGGGGGGGACACACTCAGCCGCGCAGGGCCGCGGCTCCCCCTCACTCTCCCTCTCtatgtgtgtgtctgtggcCCCCCCTCACCCAGCGCGGTGCCcaggggggtgccggggggggggaaatgggcttggggggacacggggacacccgGGGGGGGTGCGGAGCAGCGCGGCCGCGGGGCCCTACCCTcacctctgccccccccccaaattgggGAAAACTACTTGgttgtgtggggggggggggggatggattttttttggggatgggggggggggggaaaggggcgCCTcacctgcgggggggggggggcacaaggcACGGACACGGTTTGTGGCCCCAGCACCGCACTCAGGCTCCCATTTGCGGAGCCCGGCGGGAAGCTCTGCCCCTGGTGCATGAACTCGGCACCCCCACTGCCGCAAACGGAGCCGAGACCACACTCAGTACCGCCGCCCGCCGGGGGGCAtggtggggggcgggggggggtttggggggcgtGGGGGCTGTTCTGCtcgctgggatttttttttgttttgttgggggggtgtgtgtggggctCGCCCATGACTGCTCCCGCCCGCACTGCCTCCGCCCACCCTCcctccgctgcccccccccggggacacCCCAGCGCCACCGTGCCCCCCCCATTTCACCCGGTCGCCCCCCAGTGATtggatttaatttttcctttttttttattttacttttctttttttatttcgtttttccattatttcaattttccttattttatttcatttttccttctttatgtcaattttccattttatctcatttttccttttttatttcaattttcctttttatttcattttttccattatttcctttttccttttttatttcatttttcctttttttaatttcatttttccttttttaatttcaattttccattttatctcatttttcctttcattcaattttccttttatttcaattttcctttttcattgacattccttattttgttttttcctgatttcatttcatttttccttatttcatatttcatttttccctccACCAcgcccaccccacagccctgtccccgcagaaggggagggggccgaGCGAGcgtgacccccccaaaaaaaaacctgtgtgtgtgtccccccccccgcagcctccACCTCGTCCCCGTCCTCGCTCTCCTCCTCACTGCTGGACTCCGAGGAGTCGCCGCCTTCCTCCGACGAGTCCCCGTTGTCATCATCGTCgtcttcatcttcatcatcatcctcctcctcctcttcctcgtcGTCGTCGTCCTCTGACTCCTGTGGGGGGGGGTCGGTGTTTTTGGGGACGCCGGCaccccccggggctccccatCCTCACCCACGagcttttggcttttttttttcccccaccctcATCTCGTTTTTCCCCATTTAtacccaaaatgtccccaaaaaaACAGCTCCTGGAGCAAAACCCGAGCagggcaggatttggggtgggatttggggtgggatttggggagggggctcgtgctgctgccccccacccGTGGTGCCCCCCCCCTGGGGACCGCGCCCCCGCGGGACTCACCGACTTGGACTGCATGGTGGGCTTCATCTTGGGGTTGGGGCCCCGGATCTTCCCTATGTCGTCTTGGCGGGGGGACAAAGATCTGAGTTCGAATAGCGGGCGGAGCTgcagcgcccccccccagcatggAGAAAACCCCACCCCCGACCCCGACGGTGGGGGCCCCCCGAGCCTGGCGCACCTCCTGCATGGCCCCACGGGGGTCAGGAtgtggctgtgcccccccctccaaacccaccctgagccccccccccccaaggactGACGTTGGAGGGTCTGCAGCCCGCTCCGGGGCGAGAGGCTCTGTGGGACAGAGGGGGGGTCAGGGACAgaagggggggggtcagggacagaagggggggggtcagggacAGCGCGCCTCGCGCAGggcccccctccccaaatgtGCATTTTGTTAAAGCCCTTTTAGGTTAAAACAAGCTGTTTTAGGTTAAAAACACCCCCTTTAGGTAAAAGAAACAACCCCCTTTTGCTTAAAAACTGCCCCCTTTGGGTTAAAAAAATCCCACCCCCTTTGGGTTAAAAGAAAAGACCCTttaggttaaaaaacaaaacaaaacaaaacaaaacacagcccCTTTAGGTTAAAAAACGTCCCTTTTAGGTAAATAAACTCCACCTTTAGGTTAAAAATACGCCCCTTTTGGCTAAAAAACGGCCCCTTTTGGCTAAAAAACAGCAgttttaggttaaaaaaaatgccCTTTTAAGTTAAAAATTAGCCCCCTTTTGGTTAAAAATTGGCCCCTTTTGGCTAAAGACCACCAgctttaggttaaaaaaaaaaggcccttttaaaaaaacagcccCTTTAGGTTAAAAACCACCCCTcttaggtaaaaaaaaaaaactccgtctttatgttaaaaatacaaCCCTTTTGGTTAAAACCCAGCCCCTTTTGGCTAAAGCCCGGCCCCCTTTTGGCTAAAAACCACCAGCTTTAGGTTAAAAACTCCgcccctttttaaaaaaacagcccCTTTAGGTTAAAAAACAACCCTTTTAGTTAAAAATCTCTGCCTTTATGTTAAAAATACACCCCTTTTGGCTCAAAACCGGCCCCCTTTTGGCTAAAAACCCATCAACTTTAGGTTGAAAACCCGCCCCTTTTAGTTAAAAACTAGTTCCCTTTTGGCTAAAAACCCACCAACTTTAGGTGAAAAAAAACAGTCTGTTTAGGTTAAAAACCACCCCTTTTGGCTAAAAACCTCCGCCTTTAGGTTAAAAATACACCCCTTTTGGCTAAAAACCCCCAGTTTTAGGTTGAAAAACCCGcccctttaaaaagaaacagccCCTTTAGGTTAAAAACCACCCCTTTTAGGTAAAAAATCTCTGTCTTTAGGTTAAAAATACACCCCTTTTGGCTAAAAACCGGCCCCTTTTGGCTAAAAACCCATCAACTTTAGGTTAAAAACCTGCCCCTTTTCGCTAAAAACCCACCAACTTTAGGTGAATAAACCAGCCCCTTTAGGTTAAAAACCAAAACTTTTAGGTAAAAAATCTCAGCCTTTACGTTAAAAATACACTCCTTTTGGCTAAAAACTGGTCCCCTTTCAGCTAAAAACCCACCTAATTTAGGTTAAAAACCCCACCCCTTACAAGTTAAAAACCAGCCCCTTTTGGCTAAAAACCCACCAACTTTaggtgaaagaaacagcccCTTTAGGTTAAAAACCACCCCTTTTGGCTAAAAAAACTCCGCCTTTAGGTTAAAAATACACCCCTTTTGGCTAAAAACCGGCCAATTTGGGCTAAAAACCACCAgttttaggttaaaaaaatgcCCTTTTAAGTTAAAAATTAGCTCCCTTTTGGTTAAAAAACACCCCTTTAGGTTAAAAACTGGCCCCTTTTGGCTAAAAACCCACCAAatttaggtgaaaaaaaaaaacctttaggTTAAAAACCACCCCTTTTAGGTAAAAAATCTCCGCCTTTAGGTTAAAAATACACCCCTTTTGGCTAAAAACCAGCCCCCTTTCAGCTAAAAACCCACCTaatttaggttaaaaaaaacacccctTACAAGTTAAAAACCAGCCCCTTTTAGGTTAAAACCAGCCTCCTTTTAGGTTCAAAACTGCCCCAAACGGGTCTGAAACCGGCGTTTTTTCGGGGTCAGAGACCGCACCGCGCACCCCCTTGGTCCGTGCCCCCCCGGGGTGTGTCGGTGGCCCCCACCTTGAGCCAGACGTCGAGGTGCACCTTgtactgcttctgctgctcctccgCCAGCTTCTTGTAGTGCTCCTTCTGCCCCTGCGAGATGCGCTGCCAGCGGCTGCCGATCTCCACCATGTGCTGCTTCTTCAGCGGCAGGTCAAGGCCCTCGTtggacagcagctcctgggagaACTTCCTAGGTTGCTGGGGGGAAGGGGCAcaagggtggggagggggcaccgaAATGGGGGGTCAGgcagggtggtggtggggggcgAGGTGCCCCAAAAGCACCCCTCGTGCCCAAAGCGCGCCCGCGGTCCAAGggacagcacagctcctccCCAACCTCCCAATTTCCAGCCCCGGGGATGCtcgggggggggtgggggtgtgaTTCCCCCATCCCCGCCGCAATCACATGGGGGCTTCCTTGGGTTTCTCGTCGTTGGAGTTGGTGGAGATGATCGCTCAGCTCCTCCGCGACTGGGGAGAGAGAGGGCGGTGAGGCTGCGGCACGGGGAtctggggcagggggggtgggatttgggggggggggggagggagcccACCTCGTATCGCTTTCTGGTCCTCCGCCGCCTTCTATCCACATcagcttctccttcttctccatgTTGTTCCAGGTGGCCTCCATCGCCTTCAGCGCCTTCCCCCGGTCGTTCTGCGGCAGGGACCGGGTTAAACGCGCCAAGGGCACGCGGGTaccaccgggggggggtcaccgGGGGGGGTCAGGGTCTCTCCCCACCTTGAAACGAGCCAGGTAGTCCCCGATGACGCTCTGCTGCCAGATCTCCTCGGCTGTCTTGGGGGACTCGGGCAGCTTGCCGCGCTCCTCTTTGTCCGAGCCGTGCTTCTTCTCCGACTGCGCCTTCATCGCCGCCTCCCGCGCCTTGTACTTGGCTTGCggggaggtgggcaggggggtGAGGGGTGAACGGTCAGCAGGGGCACAAACACCATGGGGGCACAAACCCTGCGATGGGGGCAGAAACCCATGTCACGAGGGGGTACAAACCCCATGTCCGGGGGCGAAATCCATAAGGGGTGAACTGTGACCTCGCGGGGGACAAATCCCATTGAGGGGCAGAGTTGGGAATCTATCAGATGGTGGAAACCACAAATTGGTGTAACCTCAGAGGGGCAGAGTCCTGCTTGGGGGACAAACCCATCAGAGGGGAAGGCCCTCAAGCATGGAGACACACGCCTTTGCACTCACCAACACTCACCATGTTGAGATACTCAGGACCCCCAACCTTCCAGCCTTTAAATTCAGGTGCCCTCGCTCTCGGTGCTGCAGGGTTTTAAGCCACGAGGCTGCACGGAGCGGGCACAGCcagcggcaccggcaccggcacctcGCTGGCACCGTGACGCTCCCAGGGGGTGACCCCCCCAGCTTGGAGGGGGGCAAATTGAGCCCCTggcagcaggatggggacaggcGGCATCCCCAGGGGGtgcaggatggggatggaggtggggggggcaccgaCCTTCTTCTTCTCGGAGAGGTCGTTCCACATGCGGGCCAGCAGCCGGGTCAGCTCGCTCTCCGACAGCTCCGGccgctcctcctgcagctgcttcctcttctcctccgAGAAGATGAACATGGCCGAGATGGGCCGCTTGGGCTTCTCTGAGCTGGCCTGGGGGGCACGCGGGGCGTGGGTGGGGGCGAGCACATGGCAGGACCCGCAGGGCACCTTGGGGTGCCAGTAACCCCGTGCCATGTCCCCGTGCCGTGCCCGCCCCGTGCCATGTCCCCATCCCGTGCCCACCCCGTGCCATGTCCCCGTGCCGTGCCCACCCCGCTCCCCTCTCACCTTGCCGGTCTCTGGGGAGGATTTTTTGGACGCAGGACTCGTGGCACCTTTCCGGTTGCTGCCCAGCATCTTCTCCTCGCCCAGCAcccgctgctgctcctcctcgggcaggctctggggtgcagggggggggagACGTGGTTAGAGGGCTCCAGGCATGACCCTAACGAGGCGCTGGGGCAATTAGGGactggggacaccggggacaGGGCACCAAAGCTCTCACCCGGCTGCAGAGGCCGCAGCATGAGCTGTTCAGCCCCAAAACCCACTGCGTGGGGGTCCCCACACCTCGCCACCCCCTCCCCGGGCACCATCCACCTTCCCCATCTCCACGCCCCGTGCCCCCGGTGCACGGCTCCCGCTGGGTTTTCCACCCCGTGCCCTCGCCAACGGGGCTGGGGCCACGTCACGTCcgcagtgctggggctgggggggccacGGGAGCTCCCCCACCCACGCTGTGGCCGAGGGAAGGAAGCGAGAGGCTGGCAGCACCCGCGCAGCCTCCGCTGCTCGCAgcctccccccttcctcccacGCTGCCGGCTTCCTCCCCGTGCCCCGTGGGGTTCAGGCTCCGGGGATCACACCCATGTGCACCCCCCCGTGGTGTAGAGCCCCCGGTTTTGGGGGAGCAAAGCGGGGCAGAATCAGGGCACCCCCTTTAATGTGCTGTGTGAGCCCCCCCCAGTACAGGCACCCCCGTTTGTAGTTTTCCACTTGGCTCACCTCCCTTCCAGGAAGCGGAGCAGCTCGATCTCgtagtctttctttttctgggggggggagagggggggacacggggttaTGCAGAGatctccccccagccctactGCTGCCTCGTGTGCTCGCtgatccccccccccaacaacaacaccaccaccagcaTCCCCCACCCACTACGTGCTGCTCCCACGTGCACACAACCCAGGgaggggacactttggggacaccgAGGACCGGCCCCAAGGAAGGCCGGGGGGGGGTGCTCCTCCCTACCCCAAactcctcctgcccttcttcCCCGCTGCCCACCTGGTCGCACTTTTTGTGGTAGGCGTCCTTCTCCTTCTGGGAGAGCAGCTTCCACTGCTGGCTGCACAGCACCATCCGCTCGGTGCTGGGCACGTCCTTCATGTTGGCCATCAGCTCGGCGCAGTACAGCGAGTAGCTGTTCCTACAACCCAAAAAAGGGGTGTCAGGGGCAGCCCACGGGATGCTCACGTCCCCCTCCCAACCCCATGGAGTTAGTGGGGTGCTGgaagcccccccaaaaaaacctgGACACCCCCCAGGATGGCACCAGCAAAGCGCTGCATGGGGGTGGCTGTGCCGCGGGAGAGGAGGCTGGGTTGTGCCCCAACCCCAAGCAGGCAGCATCACCCCAAACCTCATTTATTTAGGTTAATTTAAGGAGACGATTTATGGGGGTGATGCCTGCGGTCCCAGAAAGGGCAATCAAAGGTGGGCAGCCCCTCCTGAGCAGCTccgagggggggggaggaaaaaccCATAAGGGACTCACAGAGCTCAAAGCAGTGGCTCCGAGATGGGGATAAAAACCCCATAAGGGACCCGCAGAGCCTGAAGCAACAGCTCCAAgagttggggggaaaaaaaccttAAGGGGCTTCCTTACGGGACTTGCAGAgcccaaagcagcagctccgAGAGGGGGATAAAAACCCCATAAAGGACTTGCAGAGCCCTAAGCAATGGCTCCAAGAGGCTGGGGGGGTAAAACCCCGTAAAGGACTTGCAGAGCCCAAAGCAGCGGCTccaagagggggaaaaaaaaacataagggACTCACAGAGCCCGAAGCAATGGCTCCACGAGGCTGGGGGGAAAATCCCCATAAGGGACTTGCACAGCCCTAAGCAAGAGCtctgagagggggaaaaaaaaaaaaccataagGGACTCACGGAGGGGGCTTGGTGGGTCGTCCGTCGAACTTGTCCTTGAGCTGGCGCTCGGCCTTGGTGAGCGTGGAGCGGGTGATGCCCTCCTCGCTGAGGTTGAGCTCGGGGTGCTTCTGGATGTAGTCGCGCATGATCTCCTGCAccgggggacacggggacagcgGTCAGGGCTGGCTGCCGCGCTCCCCGCCTGGCCGGGGGCCGCAGGAGGAGGAACGAGAAGCCCCTAAATTGCCCTAAATCCTCTCCCCTGGGGCTCTTCGCCCGTCCCCAGTGTTGCCTGGGGAGGTCGGGCTCTGGCTAGGGACCTGGCTGGACCACGCTGCTGCCATTGTTGGTGtcgggggtggtgggggggctCTGTGTGAGATGGGGGGCCAGCGTGGCGGGGACGGGGCGAGGCTGCTCCCTACCTCGTACTCCTTCCGCTGTTCCAGGGCCTTATGAATCCATTTCAGCCTCTTTTTATCCGAGAGTTGAGACCACTGCTTGCCCAGCGACTCTTTCACCTCCTTCGTGGTGGCCTGAAAACCCAAAGCCAGAGGTGAGGGCAGAGGGgtaaaacccacaaaaaaaggggaagaatgggagggggatttaaaaaaaaaatttaaattcgAGCTTAAAAATTAAAGTCGAGCTCGTGGCCAGGGAAGGGGGTGCGTGCGAGTGGGGGGCATGGCCGGAGGTGGTCGGGAGGGATGGAAATCCCTGCGCTGGCAATCTGCCCTGCCTGGTGCGGAAGGCTGTGGTCACCCCTTCAAATCTGCAGGAAATGGGGGCCCCACCCAGAGCCTCTCCTGTAGGTGTGTGGTAGCCTTCTGTGGATTCCACCGGGAGTGCTGGCAGCTCCTAGCGTCTTCCTGTGCGTCCCTCCTCCCCAAAACTCTTCCGTGCCCCCGGCGGCGGGgtgcgggaccccccccagcactcACGCTCACACTCACTCCCACCCACCGTACTCACATCTGGGCGCACTTTCAGGTAGATTTTCTTCTCGTGGTTGTACCACAGCTGCTGGGGGGTCTTGGGCTTCTCAGGGACGTCGGATTTCTTGGCGTTCTGGATGAGGTCCGGGTGGTCTTCCCTTTACCCAGCGGGGGCAGCGTTACGGACGTCGCCAGTAAGAGGGGGAGCACCCCTAAGCCCCCCCCCTTGTCGAAGGGTGACCccccctgcagggctggcactgcACAGGCTCGATGCCAGGGCGGCCCCAAAAAGAGCAGGAGGGGTTTGGGACGGATCTGAGCCCGTCCTTCTGGGGGGTGCCAGCTACGAGCATCCCCTCgaggccctggggctgcacccctggggcagcaggaggtgggaggGGGGCACTGGGACCCCCCTGGGCGGCAGCAGCCAGGCTCcagggggggggtttggggggagcgAGGTGGTGGCCTCAGCATTTAGCAGGGCTGATCTCGGGGAGCCTTTTTCCagcctcccctttccccccctgCCTTCAAATCACAGCCCCCTGGGGGGGTTTCCTCGTGGGTGGCACCCGGCAGGGGGGGCTCGGTGCTTCCTGCTCACCTGAACCTCGCCAGGTTCCTCTCAAACTCCTGCTTCTCCCGCTGGAAGTCCTGGATGTATTTCatctggggacagcggggaggcagaggggggctgtcagcacggggaagggGCACGCAGACCCCAAaagccccgctgccccccatgggggctccccagccctgggacCGTCCCTACAGCTCTGGATTCCCTCCCCAGTCTCCTGCCTCCATCCCACGGGCAGCCCCAGAAGGGCACCAGCCGTGGGTGAGAGGGCACCGAGGACATTTTTCTGCTGCCAGTGACAAAcccagcccggggggggg
This portion of the Anas platyrhynchos isolate ZD024472 breed Pekin duck chromosome 28, IASCAAS_PekinDuck_T2T, whole genome shotgun sequence genome encodes:
- the UBTF gene encoding LOW QUALITY PROTEIN: nucleolar transcription factor 1 (The sequence of the model RefSeq protein was modified relative to this genomic sequence to represent the inferred CDS: inserted 1 base in 1 codon), which codes for MNGDAECPADLEMTAPKNQDRWSQEDMLTLLECMKNNLPSNDGSKFKTTESHLDWEKVAFKDFSGEMCKMKWMEISNEVRKFRTLTELIMDAEEHVKNPYKGKKLKKHPDFPKKPLTPYFRFFMEKRAKYAKLHPEMSNLDLTKILSKKYKELPEKKKMKYIQDFQREKQEFERNLARFREDHPDLIQNAKKSDVPEKPKTPQQLWYNHEKKIYLKVRPDATTKEVKESLGKQWSQLSDKKRLKWIHKALEQRKEYEEIMRDYIQKHPELNLSEEGITRSTLTKAERQLKDKFDGRPTKPPPNSYSLYCAELMANMKDVPSTERMVLCSQQWKLLSQKEKDAYHKKCDQKKKDYEIELLRFLESLPEEEQQRVLGEEKMLGSNRKGATSPASKKSSPETGKASSEKPKRPISAMFIFSEEKRKQLQEERPELSESELTRLLARMWNDLSEKKKAKYKAREAAMKAQSEKKHGSDKEERGKLPESPKTAEEIWQQSVIGDYLARFKNDRGKALKAMEATWNNMEKKEKLMWIEGGGGPESDTRWAPSPPPPNPTPPQPRKFSQELLSNEGLDLPLKKQHMVEIGSRWQRISQGQKEHYKKLAEEQQKQYKVHLDVWLKSLSPRSGLQTLQRQSLGGGGSGSLSPRQDDIGKIRGPNPKMKPTMQSKSESEDDDDEEEEEEDDDEDEDDDDDNGDSSEEGGDSSESSSEEESEDGDENDEDDEDEDDEDEDDNNSEGSSSSSSFLGXTPDSDSTEPPPPIRQHGN